The following DNA comes from Picosynechococcus sp. PCC 7003.
CAATTACTCCAGGTGATTCACAGCAATGATCCAGAAGCAGTCATTCAACAATGTCGGAGCCTGTTAAATCGAGGCCGGGAACCTCTGGTCGTTCTACAAAATTTAGCAAGTTTTTATCTAAATTTACTCATCGCAAAAACAGCCCCCCAACGGGGAGATTTGATCGCTGTGACCCAACCGACTTGGGAAATCCTTTGCCAGGAAGCAAGCCAGTGGGACCTTGCCACTATTTTGCAGGGACAGCAACACCTCAAAGAAAGCGAATATCAACTTAAAAATACGACCCAACCGCGTCTGTGGCTGGAAATTACCCTTTTGGGATTGCTCCCCGCCGCTTTGGGGCAGACCCAAACAACGCAAACAGCGGCCACTCCTTTAAATATTCAAACCAATCTGCAACCGCCACCTACGTCGAAACCACCAACTTCTCCGCCACCCCCACAGGAAATTCCCCATCCCTTCGGGGAAACACCCACTGCGACCAATGGCCATGGTTCTGGAACGTCCCTCGCTGCGGTAGAACCTCAAGTCCCCCAATCTCCCCCTGAACCCGCAGTTCCCCAAGTTCCGGCCCCTGTACCAGACGTAAACGCGCCCCCTCAATCTCCGCCGCTCCAGGATGTCACGCCCCCAACGGCGCAAAATCGCGAACAACCCAATGGCGATCGCCCCCTCTCACCACCACCTTCTGCAACCACCAGCCCGACAATTTCAGCCCTGGAACGGGAAGAACTGTGGCAAGGCATTGTGCGCCAACTGCCCTTGTTGAGCCAGTCTTTGTTCCGAGACCATGGCAAACTGCTCCAGCTCACGGAGCACACCGCCCTCATCGGCATTAAAAGCGCCAATTTACTCAAAATTGCCAAAAATAAAACCCCCCAGCTTGAGGCTGCCTTTGGAAAAATCTGTGGCAACCCCCTTAAGGTGACCTTGCAAGTGGGCCATGGTTTGGAAAATGGTCAGGGGGGAGCATCAGTAACCCCGGTTTTCTCTACATCTGTACCAACCCCCACGGCTGTTCCCCCGGCGCAAAGTGCTGTCGTGGTGCCGCCCCCCCCGGTCGTTGAAACCCCGAAGCCCATGACTCCACCGCTCTCAGGGGAGCCAACAAGACCCGCACCAGCCCCAAATCCGCAACCTCCGGAACCGATACCAACAGCGCACCACAAAGCGGATCTCGGAGAGAGCGCCTCGCTATCCCCGGAGGGGCCCCCAAGGGTTGAGCCAGAGTCAGCACCGAATCCCGCAGTTACAGAAAACATCCCCGAAGCTGCTGATGATATCCAGGCGATCGCCCAACAGTTTGCAGAATTGTTTGACGGAGAGGTGATCGAACTGACCCACTTTGTGCTCCCAGAAGAAACGGATGTTCAGGTTGTGCTTCCTGCTGAATCCGAAAAACCTCCAGCACCTGCTCCCGAACCGCCGACCATACCCACTGTTCAAGGTCGCCCGCCTGTCCCAGTTGCCCCGGACGATGAGATTCCGTTCTGAGAACCTCGTATATTAGTGTTGATGTCTCTTAGATGAAGCTCCTATGACTTTGCAACGCACGCCCCTCCATGATCTTGCCATTGCAGCTGGTGCCAAATTTGTGCCCTTTTCCGGTTGGGAGATGGCCGTGCAATACAAAGGCTTAAAGGTGGAGCATCAGGCGGTGCGCACAGA
Coding sequences within:
- a CDS encoding DNA polymerase III subunit gamma/tau; amino-acid sequence: MAYEPLHHKYRPQTFAQLVGQEAIATTLSNALEQRRIAPAYLFSGPRGTGKTSSARILAKSLNCLNAAQPTPHPCGECEVCRAIANGSALDVIEIDAASNTGVDNIRELIERSQFAPVQCRYKVYVVDECHMLSVAAFNALLKTLEEPPAHVVFVLATTDPQRVLPTIISRCQRFDYRRIPLDAMVAHLRKIAHLENIDIPLESVTLIAQIANGGLRDAESLLDQLSLLSGEITPDKVWDLVGAVPERDLLQLLQVIHSNDPEAVIQQCRSLLNRGREPLVVLQNLASFYLNLLIAKTAPQRGDLIAVTQPTWEILCQEASQWDLATILQGQQHLKESEYQLKNTTQPRLWLEITLLGLLPAALGQTQTTQTAATPLNIQTNLQPPPTSKPPTSPPPPQEIPHPFGETPTATNGHGSGTSLAAVEPQVPQSPPEPAVPQVPAPVPDVNAPPQSPPLQDVTPPTAQNREQPNGDRPLSPPPSATTSPTISALEREELWQGIVRQLPLLSQSLFRDHGKLLQLTEHTALIGIKSANLLKIAKNKTPQLEAAFGKICGNPLKVTLQVGHGLENGQGGASVTPVFSTSVPTPTAVPPAQSAVVVPPPPVVETPKPMTPPLSGEPTRPAPAPNPQPPEPIPTAHHKADLGESASLSPEGPPRVEPESAPNPAVTENIPEAADDIQAIAQQFAELFDGEVIELTHFVLPEETDVQVVLPAESEKPPAPAPEPPTIPTVQGRPPVPVAPDDEIPF